Below is a genomic region from Neurospora crassa OR74A linkage group VII, whole genome shotgun sequence.
TAAAGTCCATGTCTGTTCGCGAGATCGTACCCGACGTTTTGTTTTCATCGTAGCAGAGGCATGGGGCGTGTCGATAATCCTTGGGGGATGGGTGGGGGGACATGGTCCGATCGGTGTTCTCCTCTGCCTGGAGGGAAATTCAAGGGTAGCGGTCCGGACCATGGCCATGGAAGCGAAGCCTGTTCGACAGGGGTAAGGTAACACTCGGCGGAAGCATGTGAGAAGCACCAGCGAACTTCCATGAAAGGGGGTGAACGTTCATGGCGCTTGAAAATGGTATGTAAGTCGGCAATTGATATTCTTCACACATCTCTAGGAACTTTCAACATCGTCGTCAGGAGAAGCCATGACCGGAAAGGTGGCATCGCAAGACACCCGTAGACCTTGCCTTGCGAGGTGTTGCAATACCGAGCCGGGATCGTTGAATATGTGCGATGTGGTTCACTACAGCTAGCTTTGTTGCCAGAAGctagggaagaggaagcatTCAACCGAGATTGTAGTTGTCGATGCGGCTCGATGTTCCGAGCGGTGGTGTTGTCGAGATCCGAGCTAGGCGCCTCCCTAACCAGGGATACAGTATCATCAACCCCCTAAAACTGCAAACCCCCAAATTGCAAATACTACCCCAAAGTGCGCCCCCTCTTTTGGTGCACTTGGGCGCTCTTTGGTGGCTAGAATGTACTTTGTGGTCTGTGCACCAGATCCCCTAATTCCAAACACCCACAAAGTGCAAACAAATgtagtacctagaggtatccatcGAAGAGGATGAAACATGTTTGGTAGCGTAGTATTTGGAACGCGGGTAAGCATTTGTGAAACGAAACCTCGGAACACTCGACTCCATCATGTCCATTTCGGGAATCGTTCGTCCCCTGATCCCCTCCGTTGCCCTTGACTCTTGGCAGGAACAAGCCTATCGTACGGGGATGCCGTTATGCGGATCGGATGGACGCGGGcggtaaaaagaaaagaatgcAGAAGCCGACCACGTTGGAATCCATGTGCCGAACTAGGAAAGATGAAAATGTATCTTTGCGAATGACTGATGAGGCTCTCTCACGAGTCTGTCACGGGCCGAAGCgcctacctctctctactGGGGTTTTTCAGCAGCGCTTGTGTAAAAGTCTAGTATGATGGTATTTCAAAAGCCGCAGTATGTATACATTCTCTTTGGTAAACGAACTGACCTGCGCCACTGCACTCTCTACCTGTCTCATTCACCATCCGTCTCCAAAACAGCAACACTCAGTTGCGGGAGAGTGAAAGAAAAgatccctccctccttcgcATTCAACTTGGTCTTGGTCTCCTTCACCACGTTGTTATGCTTCCACGGATCATTGTACTCGTACGGATTGGTCGGGCCCGTCAGGACCGTCAGTGTAGCGGTCGCTGTTTTCTTGTGCGGCTGTTTTACTTTTTCACCAAGTCCCGCGAACTGGACAGAGACTGCAACTGGCTCGGTAGAGTTGTAGACAGCGGCCTTGAACACGCTGCTTCCCCTTTCTGTCTCTCCAGCGACGTAGTAGAGCGGTCCGATACCACCGGTCGTGGCGGTGACGGGAAGCGTCTTGGTTATGGCAGTGGTACCCAGGAGCTGATATGAGAATCATTGTCAGTCATACATCTATCTGtacaggaaaaaaaaaaaaaaaaaaaaaaaaaaaaaaagatgatgGACCTGCCTTCCAGACATAGTAGCTGGTTGACAGCGTGGTCAAGGCTGGATCAGCAGCATGCTGAATCTGCGTCATGGCCCACTGCCAGCGGTTGAGGTTGCGAAGACCAGGAGCATAAGTGGCGCCGATGACTTTATCACCATTGCGCTCCAGTCCGAGCAGGAAGATGGCTTCGCCGACACTGCCTCCCCACCAAGGGAAAGGCATAAGATTGCCACTCCAACCGATACCGCCGTTGGGGTGTGTTGATGCTGCCTCGCCTGGATAAAAAGTCAGTATCACGTCTAATGTCCTAGGGTTCCAAGATGTAGTAGAACATACCTATCAAGGTCAAGTTATCCCTCGTCAGACTATCAAACTTGTTGAAACTCGACACCATGTTATCTGGTGTCAAGTACGGGTGATAATCTCCGCCAGCCGGCTTGGGAATAGTCATGCCATCGAAGACTGACGGCGAGGCGATGAGCTGGATCTCTGGGTACTTCTCCTGGAATGCCTTGAAAAAGGCGGGGAACCGATACTTCTTGTAATTCTCAAAGCCCGTAGAGCCGCCGCCTAGCCAATCCTCGTTACCAATCTCCACGTATCGGATCTTCCAGGGGCGCGTGTGGCCGAGAATGGAGGCGCGAATGCCACCCCAGTGTGTGGAAGCGTCGCCGGTGAGGAATTCAAGCTCATCGAGTGCGCTTTGGACGGCCTCATCAATGCGAGATTCAGGGAGCTCGCCTCCGTCGAGAGCAAGGCCACTCCAAACGGCGAGAACTGGACTAGATTGTTAGGGGTTTGCAGGGTTTGACAATAGAGGAGGGTGAAAACTGACTTGGCTCCAAGTTGAGGTCCTCGCACCATTGCATGTATTCAACCAAACCCAGTCCAGCACTCAGAGGATATCCCCAGACGCCAGCTCGGCCGGGACGGTTCTTGAGATCCCCGATCGTTTCgttccacttccaccaagTTGGGAGGGTGTTGCCCTCGAGCATGTTGCCGCCAGGGAAGCGAAGGAATTTCTGTCTTCGATGTTAGATCATGTTCGAGGTAAAAGTGGGTATTGAACAACACCTTACCGGCTTGAGTGCGGCCAAAGCCTCCATGATATCGACCCTTAGCCCATTTGGCCTGTTCTTGTATGTCGGCGGGAACAAACTGATAAGGTTAAAGTCTAGTGAACCACCACGAACGCCCTGTATTGTGTTTGTCAGCGTCTACTGCTCCCTTGTATCACGATCATGATGTCGTGGTAGGTAGCTTACTGCAGCGTCAAATGTAATCGCAAacgtgttgttgctgttgggtGCAGCCTTCTCAGGAACCAAGTTGAAGTCATATTTTACCCAATCGTTGCCAGCCTTCTGGACAGGTACCTTGGTGGTCCCAAACACTTCGCCAGTCAGAGCACTCTGGAGCGAAGCTGTGAAGGATTTTCCCTGGTAAGCGCCCTTGACGTAGAACGACCCAGTGTACTTTTGGACTTTGACATCCATTCCCCAATACCCGGCATTGGCAAAGCCAACCGTCTTGTTCGAAGATGATGGAACCGCTACGTTCATGGAGTAAGGGAGAGCGGCAGAGAGCGGCTGAGAAAGCTTCTTCAGGCTGAGTTTGGCACCATTGACGGCCGACCAGCCGTCGAGAGTGACTGGGTAACGGGACTCGTCGCCGGACTGAAAAGCGCGGTTACGGATGAGCTCGGCGTAGATGCCGCCATCGCCGGAGTTATTGATGTCCTGTAGTGTTTGTGAGCGAGACTATCTTTACACCCGCTCGGTCAAGAGGCAAAGGATGGTAAAAAGTACCTCGTGCATGAGTCCATACATAATCGGCGAGGAAACATTTCCGCCATCGGGCCGGACAATGAGATCAACGCGCTTGTCGGCAGAACATGGTTGTAGGGATGTGAAAGCCAGAAGAACTGCCCACAGGCTGGGGTTTAGGTGAAAGTGTACCATGCTGACGATGGCTCGAGAAACACGACAGCTTCCGACAACATTTGTCTTTCATCTAGGCTCGTCCGTGAAGTATATACTCGAAGGCATCGGGTCAGAGCTGGTTTCATTCTTGAACTGCCGGTACCGAACGTCTGGGCATATCCATTCCTGATCATCCTGTGGTCCAGATGATGGTCTTGGCCGCGTCCGTATTGCGGTGCTATGACGAACGCGCCGCAACAGTCACATGCACCAGTCGAACAGAACATGGCGACAAGATgctcgatgatgatgttggagATGGTCGCTTATGGCTCTTCCCCGCCCTTCCACGGGTTCTTGGGCTCTCCAACTTCCTGTAACGTATAAGCGCGAGGAGACTATTCGTGGATAAAGGCCGGTTGTACGTAAAACTGATCACTACTTCGTCGATTTAAGGTTGCAATGGGCACGGTCCGCAGGTACCGCTACCGGATAATATACTTAGCCGAGAGCGACACGCGGTGATGGGTTGCGGTGTCAATATGCGCCCCAATGGGAGCCGTGAACGTTCAACTAACATCCTCGGAAATGACAAAGTTCTGTCATTCGCGGTCTGCAATAGGACAGAGGAACGGATAAGGTTTTGGGGTGTGGCTGGATATGGAGTGGTCGTCAGAATGAACAAGAATCAACAGGACAGATGA
It encodes:
- a CDS encoding alpha-L-arabinofuranosidase 2, whose amino-acid sequence is MVHFHLNPSLWAVLLAFTSLQPCSADKRVDLIVRPDGGNVSSPIMYGLMHEDINNSGDGGIYAELIRNRAFQSGDESRYPVTLDGWSAVNGAKLSLKKLSQPLSAALPYSMNVAVPSSSNKTVGFANAGYWGMDVKVQKYTGSFYVKGAYQGKSFTASLQSALTGEVFGTTKVPVQKAGNDWVKYDFNLVPEKAAPNSNNTFAITFDAAGVRGGSLDFNLISLFPPTYKNRPNGLRVDIMEALAALKPKFLRFPGGNMLEGNTLPTWWKWNETIGDLKNRPGRAGVWGYPLSAGLGLVEYMQWCEDLNLEPILAVWSGLALDGGELPESRIDEAVQSALDELEFLTGDASTHWGGIRASILGHTRPWKIRYVEIGNEDWLGGGSTGFENYKKYRFPAFFKAFQEKYPEIQLIASPSVFDGMTIPKPAGGDYHPYLTPDNMVSSFNKFDSLTRDNLTLIGEAASTHPNGGIGWSGNLMPFPWWGGSVGEAIFLLGLERNGDKVIGATYAPGLRNLNRWQWAMTQIQHAADPALTTLSTSYYVWKLLGTTAITKTLPVTATTGGIGPLYYVAGETERGSSVFKAAVYNSTEPVAVSVQFAGLGEKVKQPHKKTATATLTVLTGPTNPYEYNDPWKHNNVVKETKTKLNAKEGGIFSFTLPQLSVAVLETDGE